One genomic region from Euzebya tangerina encodes:
- a CDS encoding acyl-CoA thioesterase, translating into MSSDVFTHPVTVRYMEVDQQGVVFNSWYLAYFDDAFTAFLGAGGLPYQAMMDRGYDVQLVHNETTWRRGVRWGDDLRIQVTTARLGTTSFVLDFDARVGEESYVTASTTYVVIATDGTGKRSIPDFIRDVLGEPA; encoded by the coding sequence ATGTCCAGCGACGTCTTCACCCACCCGGTCACCGTCAGATACATGGAGGTGGACCAGCAGGGCGTGGTGTTCAACTCCTGGTACCTCGCCTACTTCGACGATGCCTTCACCGCGTTCCTGGGCGCCGGCGGGCTGCCGTACCAGGCGATGATGGACCGCGGCTACGACGTGCAGCTGGTCCACAACGAGACCACGTGGCGGCGCGGGGTCCGATGGGGCGACGACCTTCGGATCCAGGTGACCACAGCCCGGCTGGGGACCACCAGCTTCGTGCTGGACTTCGACGCCCGGGTGGGGGAGGAGTCGTACGTGACGGCCAGCACCACCTACGTCGTGATCGCCACGGACGGCACCGGCAAGCGTTCGATCCCGGACTTCATCCGCGACGTGCTGGGTGAGCCCGCCTGA
- a CDS encoding M20/M25/M40 family metallo-hydrolase yields MATPTADMTAALSAALTAGAAQARADLEELCRIPGIAFDGFDPSQLQRSAEATAALLERSGLQGVRILTDGGAAPAVYGEHAAAGPGQPTVLLYAHHDVQPTGEVDAWTSPPFEPTERDGRLYGRGCADDKAGVVAHASAVAAWIEAAGAPPVNVKVIIEGEEEIGSPHLDAFLEATGDLLTADAAVIADLVNWQVGVPSLTTVLRGMVDVHVTVEVLDHAVHSGMYGGPVPDPLTALAKLVASLTDEHGVATVPGLRAGLRGPSPSEQASLDALDFQVDRFRAEAGLRDGVPFGGDPDLPVLQRIWMEPFLSVLGIDAPPTQQATNAIQPHASAKLGLRVGPGQDAAAIRDVLVDHLNAQTPLGARVEARPGAAGDPFETNTDTRAAQAMLSALEEGYDTAPVLMGCGGSIPLLGPLQAANPDAAMLLVGVEDPDSRAHGIDESLHLADWESARASIALLLGKLAT; encoded by the coding sequence ATGGCGACCCCTACCGCTGACATGACCGCCGCGCTCTCAGCCGCCCTGACCGCGGGTGCGGCTCAGGCCAGGGCCGACCTCGAGGAGCTGTGCCGGATCCCGGGCATCGCCTTCGATGGCTTCGACCCGTCACAGCTGCAGCGGTCGGCGGAGGCGACGGCGGCGCTGCTCGAACGGTCTGGCCTGCAGGGCGTCCGCATCCTGACGGACGGCGGTGCCGCCCCCGCGGTGTACGGCGAGCACGCCGCTGCCGGCCCGGGACAGCCGACGGTGCTGCTGTACGCCCACCACGACGTGCAGCCGACGGGTGAGGTGGACGCCTGGACCTCGCCCCCCTTCGAGCCGACCGAGCGGGACGGCCGGCTCTACGGCCGTGGCTGCGCCGACGACAAGGCCGGGGTGGTGGCGCACGCCAGCGCCGTGGCTGCCTGGATCGAGGCGGCTGGTGCTCCGCCGGTCAACGTCAAGGTCATCATCGAGGGCGAGGAGGAGATCGGCTCACCACACCTCGACGCCTTCTTGGAGGCCACCGGCGATCTGCTGACCGCCGACGCGGCGGTCATCGCCGACCTGGTCAACTGGCAGGTCGGGGTGCCCTCGCTGACCACCGTCCTGCGCGGCATGGTCGACGTCCACGTCACCGTCGAGGTCCTCGACCACGCCGTCCACAGCGGGATGTACGGCGGCCCGGTCCCAGATCCGCTCACGGCGCTCGCGAAGCTGGTCGCCTCCCTGACCGATGAGCACGGCGTCGCCACGGTGCCGGGCTTGCGCGCCGGACTGCGGGGCCCCTCCCCCTCCGAGCAGGCATCCCTCGATGCGTTGGACTTCCAGGTTGATCGCTTCCGCGCCGAAGCTGGCCTCCGCGACGGCGTGCCCTTCGGCGGGGATCCCGACCTCCCGGTGCTCCAGCGGATCTGGATGGAGCCGTTCCTCAGCGTCCTCGGGATCGATGCGCCGCCGACGCAGCAGGCCACCAACGCGATCCAGCCACACGCGTCAGCGAAGCTGGGCCTGCGCGTCGGCCCCGGTCAGGATGCCGCGGCGATTCGCGATGTCTTGGTCGACCACCTGAACGCCCAGACGCCGCTGGGTGCTCGTGTCGAGGCGCGGCCGGGGGCCGCCGGAGACCCCTTCGAGACCAACACCGACACCCGCGCCGCCCAGGCCATGCTGTCGGCGCTGGAGGAGGGGTACGACACCGCGCCGGTGCTGATGGGCTGTGGTGGCTCCATCCCCCTCCTCGGTCCTCTCCAGGCGGCCAACCCCGACGCGGCCATGCTGCTGGTGGGCGTGGAGGATCCCGACTCCCGGGCCCACGGGATCGATGAGTCCCTCCACCTCGCCGACTGGGAGTCAGCCCGCGCCTCGATCGCCCTGCTCCTGGGCAAGCTGGCGACGTGA
- a CDS encoding thymidine kinase: protein MAHLTFSHAPMGGGKSLAALVRHHHVGARGMTGMLIVMQPREQGMVASRLGVSAPAEVIDGDTDLWEMISAAVREDGVKHVVADEAHFFAPEQIEQLARIADELDVTVEAFGLLTDFRTRLFPSSARLVELADRLVTLPTGPLCACGEIATLNARLVDGVMVTDGDQVLVGDVTGDRVRYEPVCRSCHVAVGATAATPAR from the coding sequence GTGGCACACCTGACCTTCTCCCACGCGCCCATGGGCGGCGGCAAGAGCCTCGCAGCCCTGGTGCGACACCACCACGTCGGCGCCCGGGGCATGACCGGCATGCTCATCGTCATGCAACCCCGTGAGCAGGGCATGGTCGCCTCGCGGCTCGGCGTCTCCGCACCAGCCGAGGTGATCGATGGCGACACCGACCTGTGGGAGATGATCTCCGCGGCCGTGCGGGAGGACGGCGTCAAGCACGTCGTCGCCGACGAGGCGCACTTCTTCGCGCCCGAACAGATCGAGCAGTTGGCGCGCATCGCTGATGAGTTGGACGTGACCGTCGAGGCCTTCGGGCTGCTCACCGACTTCCGGACCCGGCTGTTCCCCTCCTCCGCACGATTGGTGGAGCTCGCCGACCGTCTGGTCACCTTGCCGACCGGTCCGCTGTGTGCCTGTGGTGAGATCGCAACGCTGAACGCCCGACTGGTCGACGGTGTGATGGTGACCGACGGCGATCAGGTCCTCGTCGGCGACGTGACGGGCGATCGCGTGCGCTACGAGCCGGTGTGCCGTTCCTGCCACGTCGCGGTCGGGGCAACGGCGGCGACACCGGCTCGCTGA